A genome region from bacterium includes the following:
- a CDS encoding sulfite exporter TauE/SafE family protein, with protein sequence MLENPYFHLIIFIAGFTQGFTGFGSTLVLLPLLTMLTGVKTVVPMVVLLGICINVILVFQVHRHLEWKRVRTLLIACVPGILIGVFILKKMSTSFLELVIGLVLLVFPVWLMFRGVPEKEIAAGWAWPVGFLSGILGGSVSAGGPPVIIYTALQPWGKLPIKSTLVGFFLVTSVVTGVVQTGGGLMTKEVLMLFAAGLPALVTGVFAGSYLFNRVDSGVYRKGLSILLIFLGVVILLKAAVG encoded by the coding sequence ATGCTTGAAAACCCTTACTTCCACCTCATTATCTTCATCGCCGGGTTCACCCAGGGCTTTACCGGGTTCGGGTCCACCCTGGTTCTGCTGCCTTTGCTGACCATGCTCACGGGAGTCAAAACGGTGGTCCCCATGGTTGTCCTCCTGGGGATCTGCATAAATGTGATCCTTGTTTTCCAGGTACACAGGCACCTGGAGTGGAAAAGGGTCCGGACGCTGCTCATCGCTTGTGTTCCCGGCATCCTGATCGGCGTATTTATCCTTAAGAAAATGTCCACCAGTTTCCTGGAGTTGGTGATCGGCTTGGTGCTTCTGGTTTTTCCAGTATGGCTCATGTTTAGAGGTGTTCCTGAGAAGGAGATCGCCGCCGGGTGGGCGTGGCCTGTGGGTTTTCTGTCCGGTATCCTGGGCGGGAGCGTCAGCGCAGGCGGGCCGCCGGTTATCATCTACACGGCCTTGCAGCCGTGGGGCAAGCTTCCCATCAAGTCTACCCTTGTAGGTTTTTTTCTGGTTACAAGCGTGGTAACAGGTGTTGTTCAAACCGGTGGAGGACTAATGACAAAGGAGGTCCTCATGCTCTTCGCCGCTGGCCTCCCCGCCCTTGTAACCGGTGTGTTTGCAGGTTCGTACCTGTTCAACAGGGTTGATTCGGGAGTTTACAGAAAAGGGTTGAGTATCCTTTTGATATTTCTGGGCGTGGTGATTCTATTGAAGGCAGCTGTTGGTTAG